In Parasphingorhabdus halotolerans, a single window of DNA contains:
- a CDS encoding spinster family MFS transporter → MDSAAPPKLTNRWVALALLLGISIFNYGDRYLLSGLVDPIKAEFNVSDGFMGLLLGPAFAVFYSILAVPIAIFADRFSRINIICAGCVIWSIFTVLSGFADSAAMLAAARVGVGIGEAAFQAPAFSLIAAYFLPQQRGKAFAIMALSVYLGQILGYTAGPKIASYDDWRLAFKVMGASGFAVVALAWLVIKEPQREAPLKAANSTFTRMQKAGQFCVDLWQTFKKLVGARSYSFMMVGMGLGVMSGVAFGFWGPTLFSRVYEMTLIDAGSAFGAAFTIPGMVGALGFGVLADLLSKKGYGRSLMLSSFALAFATLAVLGAIWAANIENALIWAIPAGLLGGGWSVGIYAGLQYILPDRMRATGTALAMLVVNMLGFVIGPWAVGAFSDLLAIDGSALRQSLTIVVPVGLIGALLIWLGAKSLEQDQKLLAGED, encoded by the coding sequence ATGGATAGCGCGGCTCCGCCAAAGTTGACTAACAGATGGGTGGCGCTGGCGCTGCTGCTGGGTATTTCGATTTTCAACTATGGGGATCGCTATTTGCTGTCCGGACTGGTCGATCCGATCAAAGCGGAATTCAATGTTTCAGATGGCTTTATGGGATTGCTGCTGGGGCCGGCCTTTGCGGTTTTCTATTCGATCCTCGCGGTACCCATCGCAATTTTCGCGGACCGGTTTTCACGGATTAACATCATTTGCGCGGGATGTGTCATCTGGAGTATTTTTACCGTGCTTTCCGGCTTTGCCGACAGCGCTGCTATGCTTGCCGCTGCCCGGGTGGGAGTCGGGATTGGAGAAGCTGCATTTCAAGCGCCCGCTTTTTCTCTTATCGCCGCTTATTTTCTGCCGCAACAAAGGGGTAAGGCCTTCGCCATCATGGCGCTATCGGTCTATCTGGGGCAAATATTGGGTTATACAGCGGGACCAAAAATTGCTTCCTATGACGACTGGAGACTGGCATTTAAAGTCATGGGTGCAAGCGGATTTGCTGTCGTCGCACTGGCGTGGCTGGTTATCAAGGAACCACAGCGCGAAGCTCCATTGAAAGCCGCCAACTCGACATTCACGAGGATGCAGAAAGCGGGGCAGTTTTGCGTCGATCTTTGGCAGACTTTTAAGAAACTGGTCGGCGCCCGCAGCTATTCTTTCATGATGGTTGGTATGGGACTGGGCGTGATGTCGGGTGTCGCGTTCGGGTTCTGGGGACCAACGCTTTTTTCCCGGGTCTATGAAATGACTTTGATTGATGCCGGCAGTGCATTTGGCGCCGCATTTACAATCCCAGGCATGGTCGGTGCATTGGGTTTCGGCGTGCTGGCTGATTTGTTATCCAAAAAAGGCTATGGACGCTCCCTTATGCTGTCTTCTTTCGCATTGGCCTTTGCCACGCTGGCGGTACTCGGAGCGATCTGGGCCGCGAATATCGAAAATGCATTGATATGGGCGATACCGGCTGGCCTGCTTGGCGGTGGCTGGTCGGTCGGTATCTATGCAGGGCTGCAATATATCCTGCCCGACCGGATGCGGGCGACGGGCACGGCTCTGGCGATGCTGGTGGTCAATATGCTTGGTTTTGTTATCGGGCCTTGGGCGGTGGGCGCGTTTAGTGATTTGCTAGCAATCGACGGTTCCGCCTTGCGTCAGTCATTGACCATTGTTGTTCCGGTTGGCTTAATTGGTGCCCTGCTCATCTGGCTGGGTGCGAAAAGCCTTGAGCAAGATCAGAAACTGCTGGCGGGTGAGGACTGA
- a CDS encoding SDR family NAD(P)-dependent oxidoreductase, whose product MRGLSEKIGIVAGGGRGIGAATAKRLASEGASVVIGDIMGDWAREVADAIKADGGKAIGVDLDGTSEDSQKAIVEAAVSEFGGLDFYHSNLAGGTEGDIDALNCSLETLDKSFAINAKSHFIATQAALPVMLQRGSGAMIYTSSGAASGGSPWQVAYPMTKNAIHALARHVASKWGKKGIRANVICPGVVLTEAVKIHMTDEQVEKSLKFVPHTRLGEPDDIAAAVAFLASKDGEWVNGQVWHVNGGMQFRD is encoded by the coding sequence ATGAGGGGTTTATCAGAAAAAATTGGCATAGTGGCAGGCGGCGGTCGCGGGATTGGCGCGGCAACGGCGAAGCGGCTGGCGAGTGAGGGCGCATCTGTAGTGATTGGTGACATCATGGGCGATTGGGCACGTGAAGTTGCCGATGCGATCAAAGCAGATGGTGGGAAAGCTATTGGCGTTGATCTTGACGGTACTTCCGAAGACTCCCAGAAAGCGATTGTCGAGGCTGCGGTGTCCGAATTTGGGGGGCTGGATTTCTATCACAGCAACCTGGCAGGCGGCACTGAAGGCGATATTGATGCGCTCAATTGTTCGCTGGAAACGCTCGATAAAAGCTTTGCGATCAATGCCAAGAGCCACTTTATAGCCACACAGGCGGCGCTGCCGGTCATGTTGCAACGCGGTTCTGGCGCTATGATTTACACGTCATCAGGTGCGGCATCTGGCGGAAGCCCCTGGCAAGTGGCCTATCCTATGACTAAGAACGCAATCCATGCGCTGGCTCGTCACGTCGCGAGCAAATGGGGCAAAAAGGGTATAAGAGCGAATGTGATTTGTCCCGGCGTTGTGCTTACTGAAGCGGTCAAAATTCATATGACTGACGAGCAAGTTGAGAAATCTCTCAAGTTTGTCCCGCACACCAGACTTGGTGAACCCGATGATATTGCGGCGGCGGTAGCGTTCCTCGCGTCAAAAGATGGCGAGTGGGTCAATGGGCAAGTCTGGCACGTTAACGGCGGCATGCAGTTCCGCGATTGA
- a CDS encoding amidohydrolase, translated as MKSFAFLAAVTLFATAVSAEVTVYKGGPIVTMAGDEAETVEAIAVDDGKIIAVGTEAVVNKRAGKKARQFDLGGRTMLPGFIDAHGHISAVGSTAGLANLSPPPVGGVSSIAELQETLKNYQRPEAIPIIIGWGYDDSLMAERRHPTRQELDAVSTTMPIMISHASGHLGVMNSAMLKMVGITADTPNPVGGVIRREEDGKTPNGILEETAWFSNLAMLAPKSPEASLPGLMAGAKIYAASGITTAQDGRVMPEGWATLAIANEQNKLPIDIVALIAGETEWPAEVLAKVGKPSKGRIRIGGIKLVLDGSPQGRTAWLREPVPVPPEGQGADYHGYGLMSPETLTAKLKWVADNDWQLFAHVNGDAAAQALIDGVRANGLSGKRTIAIHNQVVGADQLPEMKKLDIHPSFFANHTFFWGDWHREVSIGQKRADFISPQASAWAIGLRPTAHNDSPVVPTDMMRLVWSSVNRRTRSGDILGPLERITPYRALQQVTINAAWQIHEDESKGSIAIGKRADLVILDSNPLTVDPAEIDKIKVVATIKDGVAIHGDPSGLKKELAE; from the coding sequence ATGAAGTCTTTCGCTTTTCTAGCCGCAGTAACTTTGTTTGCCACAGCCGTTTCCGCTGAGGTCACAGTCTACAAAGGCGGTCCGATCGTCACAATGGCAGGCGATGAAGCGGAGACGGTTGAAGCGATTGCTGTCGATGATGGTAAAATTATCGCTGTCGGCACCGAGGCGGTGGTAAACAAAAGAGCAGGCAAGAAGGCGAGACAATTTGATCTGGGCGGGCGGACTATGCTGCCCGGCTTTATCGATGCGCATGGTCATATTTCCGCCGTTGGATCGACGGCAGGCCTTGCCAATTTATCACCCCCACCAGTCGGTGGCGTGAGCAGCATCGCCGAGCTTCAGGAAACGCTAAAAAACTACCAGCGTCCGGAAGCTATTCCGATCATCATTGGTTGGGGATATGATGACTCGCTGATGGCGGAGCGCAGGCATCCGACCCGCCAAGAACTTGATGCGGTATCTACGACCATGCCTATCATGATCTCCCATGCGAGCGGGCATCTGGGCGTGATGAACAGCGCGATGCTCAAGATGGTCGGGATAACAGCCGATACGCCAAATCCGGTGGGCGGCGTGATCCGGCGCGAGGAAGACGGCAAGACGCCCAACGGTATTCTCGAGGAAACCGCATGGTTCAGCAATCTTGCAATGCTAGCCCCAAAATCCCCGGAGGCGAGCTTGCCCGGTTTGATGGCGGGCGCGAAGATTTATGCTGCGAGTGGAATTACCACCGCGCAGGATGGTCGCGTGATGCCAGAGGGTTGGGCGACGCTGGCAATTGCCAATGAACAGAATAAGCTACCCATCGACATTGTCGCGCTGATTGCGGGTGAAACGGAGTGGCCAGCAGAAGTGTTGGCAAAGGTCGGCAAGCCCTCAAAAGGCCGGATTCGCATCGGGGGCATCAAGCTGGTTCTTGATGGCAGTCCGCAAGGACGCACCGCTTGGCTGCGGGAACCAGTACCCGTGCCGCCGGAAGGGCAGGGCGCGGACTATCACGGATATGGGCTAATGAGTCCTGAAACCCTGACTGCCAAACTGAAATGGGTGGCTGATAATGACTGGCAATTATTCGCCCATGTCAATGGCGATGCAGCGGCTCAGGCGTTGATCGACGGGGTGCGTGCCAATGGGCTTTCCGGCAAACGAACAATTGCGATCCACAATCAAGTGGTCGGTGCAGACCAGCTTCCGGAAATGAAAAAACTGGATATTCATCCAAGCTTTTTTGCTAACCACACATTCTTCTGGGGCGACTGGCACCGCGAAGTTTCAATCGGCCAGAAGCGTGCTGATTTTATTTCACCGCAAGCGAGCGCATGGGCGATCGGGCTTCGCCCGACTGCGCATAATGACTCGCCGGTGGTTCCAACGGATATGATGCGGCTGGTCTGGTCTTCGGTGAACCGGCGTACGCGCTCAGGTGATATATTGGGACCGCTGGAACGGATCACACCCTATCGCGCTTTGCAGCAGGTGACGATCAACGCGGCATGGCAAATCCATGAAGATGAGAGCAAAGGCAGCATTGCAATCGGCAAACGCGCGGACCTGGTGATCCTCGACAGCAATCCGCTTACCGTTGATCCGGCGGAAATCGACAAGATCAAAGTGGTGGCGACGATCAAGGATGGAGTAGCTATTCACGGTGATCCTTCAGGTTTGAAGAAGGAACTGGCCGAATGA
- a CDS encoding Rieske 2Fe-2S domain-containing protein, with protein sequence MADANHKPAGDARTPPVAVWQVLEKMGKEELLEWRKADVKGRAPVADRNLDMPFAYGWYPAMLSADLAVGEVKPLRYFSTDLVIWRGEDGEVRMLDAYCRHLGAHMGYGGRVEGNNLECPFHAWSYNGEGVVESIPYSKSIPPQVKRPCEIQWPTSEANRWIWFWYHPAGTPPEWEVEVVPETTDPEWTDFDIYEWNVFGSLQNMAENGVDAAHFKYIHGAATMPDYEFEWGDIWRSASLKMKMGTPRGEVDGGIAFKNIGPGQSWTRFTGISETLLIACITPIEKDHVHARFCFAQPKKQAEGPMAGISKAIIKDICKQFDQDKVVWDRQKYLPDALVCAGDGPIAKFRKHYAQFYVESDA encoded by the coding sequence ATGGCTGATGCTAATCACAAACCTGCAGGCGATGCGCGCACTCCGCCAGTAGCGGTCTGGCAGGTGCTGGAAAAAATGGGCAAGGAAGAGTTGCTCGAGTGGCGCAAGGCGGATGTGAAGGGTCGTGCTCCGGTGGCCGACCGCAATCTGGATATGCCTTTTGCTTACGGCTGGTATCCCGCGATGCTTTCCGCCGATCTTGCGGTGGGTGAAGTCAAGCCGCTACGCTATTTTTCAACCGACCTGGTCATCTGGCGCGGGGAAGATGGTGAGGTGCGCATGCTCGATGCCTATTGCCGTCACCTTGGTGCGCATATGGGTTATGGTGGCCGCGTTGAGGGCAATAATCTCGAGTGTCCGTTTCACGCATGGAGCTATAATGGCGAAGGTGTTGTTGAGAGCATTCCCTATTCCAAATCTATCCCGCCACAGGTCAAACGACCTTGCGAAATACAATGGCCAACTTCGGAAGCCAATCGCTGGATATGGTTCTGGTATCATCCGGCTGGCACGCCGCCCGAATGGGAAGTGGAGGTGGTTCCCGAAACCACCGACCCCGAATGGACAGACTTTGATATTTATGAATGGAATGTCTTTGGCAGTCTACAGAATATGGCCGAAAATGGGGTCGATGCGGCGCATTTCAAATATATTCACGGTGCTGCTACGATGCCCGATTATGAGTTTGAATGGGGCGATATTTGGCGGTCGGCTAGTCTTAAGATGAAAATGGGCACACCACGGGGGGAAGTGGACGGCGGGATTGCTTTCAAAAATATCGGCCCCGGCCAAAGCTGGACACGCTTCACCGGTATTTCAGAAACGCTGTTGATCGCCTGTATCACTCCGATCGAGAAAGATCATGTCCATGCGCGTTTCTGTTTCGCGCAACCCAAGAAACAGGCAGAGGGCCCGATGGCTGGCATCTCCAAGGCGATTATCAAGGATATCTGCAAACAGTTTGATCAGGATAAAGTGGTTTGGGATCGGCAGAAATATCTGCCCGACGCTTTGGTCTGCGCCGGCGATGGACCGATTGCGAAATTCCGCAAGCACTATGCGCAATTTTATGTGGAGTCTGACGCATGA
- a CDS encoding amidohydrolase family protein has product MVMPTDIGVIDCMLGIPEAEDRSEWFESFKPLLKDEESRKLFSMPAQYMFKDVPQTGKADDYVSWTVDQMDKFNIERAMIGWNENETSHRAKEKYPERFFFDLPCDPNKGVDEVKRIKRIHEEVGLASISVFPAGTNPQVAINHKYMFPLYTAAAELDIPICLNVGIPGPRIPMETQKVEHLDEVCWFFPDLKIVMRHGAEPWEALAVKLMLKWPNLYYSTSAFAPKHYPKAIIDYANTRGSDKIIYAGYFPMGLSLDRIFGDMPNVPFKEEVWPKFLRENAIKVFGL; this is encoded by the coding sequence ATGGTTATGCCCACAGATATTGGTGTGATTGATTGTATGCTGGGTATTCCGGAGGCGGAGGATCGTTCCGAATGGTTTGAGAGTTTCAAGCCGCTCCTGAAGGATGAAGAGAGCCGGAAGTTGTTCTCCATGCCGGCGCAATATATGTTCAAGGATGTTCCGCAGACCGGCAAAGCCGATGATTATGTCAGCTGGACCGTTGACCAGATGGACAAATTCAACATTGAACGTGCGATGATTGGCTGGAATGAAAATGAGACTTCGCACCGCGCGAAAGAGAAATATCCCGAGCGTTTCTTTTTCGATCTGCCGTGCGATCCGAACAAGGGTGTTGATGAGGTCAAGCGGATCAAGCGCATCCATGAAGAAGTCGGTCTGGCGTCGATCAGCGTCTTTCCCGCAGGCACCAATCCGCAGGTGGCGATCAATCACAAATATATGTTCCCGCTGTACACGGCGGCGGCGGAACTGGATATTCCGATTTGTCTGAATGTTGGTATTCCGGGACCACGCATTCCAATGGAAACCCAGAAGGTAGAGCATCTGGATGAGGTCTGCTGGTTCTTCCCCGATCTAAAAATCGTTATGCGGCATGGAGCGGAACCTTGGGAAGCGCTCGCGGTCAAGCTGATGCTCAAATGGCCTAATCTCTATTACTCGACCAGCGCTTTTGCACCGAAGCATTATCCCAAAGCGATTATTGATTATGCCAACACACGGGGAAGCGACAAGATTATTTACGCGGGATATTTCCCGATGGGGTTGAGCCTCGACCGGATTTTTGGTGATATGCCGAATGTGCCGTTCAAGGAAGAGGTCTGGCCCAAATTCCTGCGCGAAAATGCGATTAAAGTCTTTGGATTGTGA
- a CDS encoding class I adenylate-forming enzyme family protein, whose protein sequence is MSDIDPIFAAVSASGSPFEIGERDGLRQFVNAPPDLNMLIEAARDHGDKTFIVEGDRRLSFEDVFLLRDALVPELQIKRGEHVAICMRNRAEWMVAFLAVQRTGGVAALVNSRGSPEELAASVNGVSAKLVLADAERAALLRDGGYVGRIIEADGFPTEGAALSEQPIASPEDPCAILFTSGTTGRVKGAVLSHKNLITGILSMQMSGLMVLHNMANQMGIPVENILANMPQQAVLQVYPLFHISGLGAAFLSPLFAGTKVVILRRWDAADAMKVIQEEDITQFTAVPTMLWDMVSAARDEGADLSSLRNIGTGGQALPVNLLDAVREICPQAVMGTGYGMTECSGSVAMAVGEDFVRNRSSAGRVLNLVDMKIVGPDGEELPQGEAGEIVVRGAMVMKGYWNNSAATSEVLSEDGWLNTGDVGYVDDEGYVFIVDRKKDMVISGGENIYCAEVERVMNEIPEVTECAAFGIADERLGELLVSVAVANEVSEQKIIDIVGEKLAKYKAPGRVLFLNEPLPRNVVGKVDKVKLRAMWPEMAGEKA, encoded by the coding sequence TTGAGCGATATTGATCCTATTTTTGCTGCTGTATCAGCGTCAGGCTCGCCTTTTGAAATTGGCGAGCGTGATGGCTTACGGCAATTTGTCAACGCGCCTCCTGACCTCAATATGCTGATCGAAGCCGCGCGCGATCATGGCGACAAGACCTTTATTGTCGAGGGGGATCGGCGGTTGTCGTTTGAAGATGTTTTCTTGCTTCGCGATGCGTTGGTACCGGAATTGCAGATCAAGCGCGGCGAACATGTTGCGATCTGCATGCGCAATCGGGCGGAGTGGATGGTCGCTTTTCTGGCAGTACAGCGGACAGGGGGCGTGGCGGCATTAGTAAATAGTCGCGGCTCGCCTGAAGAACTGGCGGCGTCGGTCAATGGAGTTAGCGCGAAGCTGGTGCTGGCGGATGCCGAGCGCGCGGCTTTGTTGCGCGATGGCGGTTATGTTGGTCGGATTATTGAGGCAGATGGTTTTCCAACCGAAGGCGCCGCTTTAAGTGAACAGCCCATTGCGTCACCCGAAGATCCCTGCGCGATCTTGTTCACCTCCGGCACGACCGGCAGGGTCAAGGGCGCGGTGCTGAGTCATAAAAACCTGATCACCGGGATATTGTCTATGCAGATGTCAGGATTGATGGTGCTGCACAATATGGCGAATCAGATGGGCATTCCGGTCGAAAATATTCTTGCTAATATGCCGCAGCAGGCAGTGCTGCAGGTCTACCCGCTTTTTCATATATCCGGTTTGGGCGCTGCTTTCCTGTCACCGCTTTTTGCTGGTACCAAGGTTGTGATCCTGCGCCGTTGGGATGCTGCGGACGCAATGAAGGTCATTCAGGAAGAAGATATCACACAATTTACCGCCGTTCCTACAATGCTTTGGGATATGGTGAGTGCAGCCAGGGATGAGGGAGCCGACTTATCATCGCTGCGCAATATCGGGACAGGTGGCCAGGCACTGCCGGTTAATCTGCTCGACGCGGTGCGCGAAATTTGCCCGCAGGCGGTGATGGGCACCGGCTATGGCATGACCGAATGTTCGGGCAGTGTTGCGATGGCGGTGGGAGAGGATTTTGTTCGCAATCGCTCGTCGGCGGGGCGGGTGCTTAATCTGGTTGATATGAAAATTGTTGGTCCCGATGGTGAGGAGTTGCCACAAGGTGAAGCCGGCGAAATTGTCGTCCGCGGCGCGATGGTTATGAAGGGCTATTGGAATAACTCTGCAGCGACCAGCGAGGTCTTAAGCGAAGACGGCTGGCTCAATACCGGCGACGTTGGCTATGTTGATGACGAAGGCTATGTCTTCATCGTCGATCGCAAGAAGGACATGGTTATTTCCGGCGGTGAAAATATCTACTGCGCCGAAGTCGAGCGTGTGATGAACGAAATACCCGAAGTCACTGAATGTGCAGCTTTTGGAATAGCCGATGAACGGCTCGGTGAGCTACTGGTTTCGGTTGCTGTGGCGAATGAGGTGAGTGAGCAGAAGATCATCGACATCGTCGGAGAAAAATTGGCTAAATATAAGGCACCGGGTAGGGTGCTGTTTTTAAATGAACCGCTGCCACGCAATGTGGTTGGCAAGGTCGACAAAGTAAAACTGCGGGCGATGTGGCCCGAAATGGCAGGAGAAAAAGCCTGA
- a CDS encoding SDR family NAD(P)-dependent oxidoreductase: MTEAKVALVTGASRGAGAGIARGFGELGYTVYVTGRTVTPGDAKGWDGTVLPGTVAETAAKITELGGKGIPVMCDHADDEQVAALFAQIEKEQGRLDVLVNNAAYIHHQLIEKKPFWEKEPEAVNILDVGLRSAYIASWHAAKMMVKQGSGVIAFGSSFGASCYMHGPAYGAQKAGLDKFAHDMEHDLRDTGVIAVSIWMGPLVTERSLIAQKTNPEQYEGFIETAENPEFTAHIIEAIDKAGNRDELSGRTLIGAEIAKELGVTDRGKEKPSYRDMLGSPNDKNPAAVY, translated from the coding sequence ATGACTGAGGCCAAAGTGGCACTGGTAACAGGAGCAAGTCGGGGCGCAGGCGCGGGAATAGCACGTGGTTTTGGCGAGCTGGGGTACACCGTCTATGTTACAGGACGCACCGTGACGCCGGGTGATGCCAAGGGCTGGGATGGCACGGTTCTGCCCGGTACCGTCGCAGAAACTGCTGCCAAAATCACGGAATTAGGCGGAAAAGGCATCCCCGTGATGTGCGACCATGCGGATGACGAGCAAGTCGCGGCTTTGTTTGCGCAAATCGAGAAAGAGCAGGGACGGCTGGATGTTCTGGTCAATAACGCTGCCTATATCCATCATCAGTTGATCGAGAAAAAACCGTTTTGGGAGAAAGAGCCCGAAGCGGTTAACATCCTCGATGTGGGGTTACGCTCCGCCTATATTGCAAGCTGGCATGCGGCGAAGATGATGGTGAAGCAGGGTAGTGGGGTGATCGCATTTGGCTCCTCTTTTGGGGCCAGCTGTTATATGCATGGCCCGGCTTATGGCGCGCAAAAGGCAGGTCTGGATAAATTCGCGCATGATATGGAGCATGATTTGCGCGACACTGGCGTGATTGCGGTGTCGATCTGGATGGGGCCGCTGGTGACCGAGCGCTCGTTGATCGCGCAGAAAACCAATCCCGAGCAATATGAAGGCTTTATCGAAACTGCGGAAAACCCAGAATTTACTGCGCATATCATTGAGGCCATTGACAAAGCCGGAAATCGTGATGAGCTGTCGGGGCGGACCTTGATTGGCGCTGAGATTGCCAAGGAACTGGGCGTGACTGATCGCGGAAAAGAAAAACCGAGCTATCGCGATATGCTGGGAAGTCCGAACGACAAGAACCCGGCTGCGGTTTATTAG
- a CDS encoding N-acyl-D-amino-acid deacylase family protein encodes MSDYDLVIRGGTIVDGTGGSEREGDLAIGNGKIAAIGDVGGNGAEEIDASCCIVTPGFVDIHTHYDGQCIWSEELSPSSSHGVTTVAMGNCGVGFAPCRKEDQALLINVMEGVEDIPGVVMTEGLPWDWESFPEYLDRVDAGKRDIDVAAYLPHSPLRVFVMGERGAAQEPATDNDLAKMRALAKEAIEAGALGFATSRLSIHKTADGGSIPTFDADVKELSEICSGMSDAGSGTFQIVLDAFSGWDKEYPVIEKVMAASGRPATFTLASGNDGPPRWRKVLDMIEQSRSEGHQVTAQVLPRPIGLIAGLELTVHPFVLCPSWQKIAGLPITEQVKAMRDPDLRKALLSEDFAQGHPFNELARNWDWMFPLDDPPNYAPPKETSMAGQAAARGCTPQEVAYDRILETDGNGLFLAALGNYENASLESAHEMLSHPQCVPALGDGGAHYGAICDASYSTYLLTQYVRDGNGLSFSLPEAVHMLSAKTAQAAGFHDRGVLKVGAKADINVINLDKLKLHLPEIVRDLPAGGRRLHQQATGYDATIVSGEIIRRFDQSTGARPGKLVRGAQAG; translated from the coding sequence ATGAGCGACTATGATCTGGTAATTCGTGGCGGAACGATTGTCGATGGAACCGGCGGTTCCGAACGGGAAGGCGATCTGGCTATCGGGAATGGAAAAATCGCTGCCATTGGTGATGTCGGCGGAAATGGCGCGGAAGAAATCGACGCATCGTGCTGCATCGTGACACCCGGTTTTGTCGATATTCACACCCACTATGATGGCCAGTGTATCTGGTCGGAAGAACTCAGCCCATCATCCTCTCACGGCGTTACAACGGTGGCAATGGGCAATTGCGGTGTCGGATTCGCGCCGTGCCGAAAGGAAGACCAGGCTCTGCTGATCAACGTCATGGAAGGTGTGGAAGACATCCCCGGAGTGGTTATGACCGAAGGCCTCCCCTGGGACTGGGAGAGTTTTCCAGAATATCTCGATCGTGTTGATGCTGGTAAGCGCGACATCGATGTTGCCGCCTACCTGCCTCATTCGCCGCTGCGCGTTTTCGTCATGGGCGAACGCGGCGCGGCGCAGGAACCGGCCACCGACAATGATCTCGCAAAAATGCGCGCATTGGCGAAAGAAGCAATTGAAGCCGGTGCACTTGGCTTTGCAACATCGCGGCTATCCATCCATAAAACCGCAGATGGCGGCAGCATCCCGACCTTCGATGCCGATGTGAAAGAACTATCCGAAATATGTTCGGGCATGAGCGATGCGGGATCAGGTACCTTTCAGATCGTACTCGATGCATTTAGCGGCTGGGACAAGGAATATCCTGTGATCGAAAAAGTCATGGCGGCCAGCGGACGGCCAGCGACCTTCACCTTGGCAAGCGGCAATGACGGCCCGCCACGTTGGCGCAAGGTTCTGGATATGATTGAGCAATCGCGCAGCGAAGGTCATCAGGTGACAGCACAGGTTTTACCCAGACCGATAGGATTGATCGCGGGCCTTGAACTCACCGTCCACCCCTTCGTGCTTTGCCCAAGTTGGCAGAAGATTGCTGGCCTGCCAATTACCGAACAGGTGAAGGCGATGCGCGATCCCGATCTCCGCAAGGCGCTTTTGAGCGAGGACTTTGCCCAAGGCCATCCGTTTAACGAACTGGCCCGCAATTGGGACTGGATGTTCCCGCTTGATGATCCGCCAAACTACGCGCCACCCAAGGAAACAAGTATGGCAGGACAGGCAGCAGCACGCGGATGTACGCCGCAGGAGGTGGCCTATGACAGGATATTGGAAACCGATGGAAACGGGCTCTTTTTGGCTGCGCTAGGGAATTATGAAAATGCCAGTCTGGAAAGCGCACATGAAATGCTCAGCCATCCGCAATGCGTGCCCGCGCTGGGCGATGGCGGTGCGCATTATGGGGCAATTTGCGATGCCAGTTACTCGACCTATCTGCTCACCCAATATGTCCGAGATGGAAATGGCCTGAGTTTTTCGCTGCCGGAAGCCGTGCATATGCTCTCGGCAAAAACCGCACAGGCCGCAGGATTCCATGATCGCGGCGTCCTGAAAGTCGGCGCAAAAGCCGATATAAATGTCATCAACCTTGACAAGCTCAAGCTCCATCTGCCGGAAATCGTCCGTGATTTACCCGCCGGTGGTCGACGCCTTCATCAGCAGGCCACGGGCTATGATGCAACCATTGTCTCGGGAGAAATTATCCGGCGGTTTGATCAATCGACCGGCGCACGACCCGGCAAGCTCGTGCGCGGTGCTCAGGCGGGTTAA
- a CDS encoding EthD domain-containing protein: MEKIIYALWDADADQLLAGLAERLPDETSNLRVNLQDEDVAAGKGLIQSRGDALPNALVQLWLPSANPIFRSETDNVIAEYCASFHAWLIAESAIIPNEKHPPRLGKRTEGFSQMAFLTLPEKLDWQQWRAIWRDYHTRIAIDTQSNFEYIQNLVVEPLTEDAPPYIAIVEECFPVEALTNPLVFFDAVADQEKFEKNLATMMDSVGRFIDPGTIDVFPSSQYDLS; encoded by the coding sequence ATGGAGAAAATAATCTACGCGCTCTGGGATGCGGATGCTGACCAGCTATTGGCTGGTTTGGCTGAGCGATTGCCAGATGAAACCAGCAATCTGCGGGTCAACCTGCAAGATGAGGATGTGGCGGCTGGCAAGGGGCTAATCCAGTCCCGAGGGGATGCTCTGCCAAATGCGTTGGTTCAGCTCTGGTTGCCGTCAGCCAATCCGATTTTTCGCAGTGAAACGGACAATGTGATTGCCGAATATTGTGCATCCTTTCACGCTTGGCTGATCGCGGAGTCGGCGATTATTCCCAACGAAAAACATCCGCCTCGATTGGGCAAACGAACGGAGGGATTTTCCCAAATGGCGTTCCTGACATTGCCGGAAAAACTGGACTGGCAGCAATGGCGCGCGATCTGGCGTGACTATCATACGCGCATCGCCATCGATACGCAGTCCAATTTTGAATATATTCAAAACCTAGTTGTCGAGCCACTGACCGAAGACGCACCCCCTTATATCGCGATTGTCGAGGAATGTTTTCCAGTAGAGGCGCTGACCAATCCGCTGGTCTTTTTCGATGCCGTCGCCGATCAGGAAAAATTCGAGAAGAACCTGGCGACAATGATGGATAGCGTCGGAAGGTTTATCGATCCCGGCACCATTGATGTCTTTCCGTCCAGCCAATACGACCTCAGCTAG